Sequence from the Fulvivirga ligni genome:
AGGTTTAATACCGCCGCCGCTGTGGCTCTGATATTCACTTGCCTGTCTTTCCATAACTGTAGTTTCCTGGTTATTGTTTGCTCACCATCGGCAAAAGCAATCCAAACCGTGCCTACAGGCTTTTCAAGAGTACCTCCCGTCGGGCCGGCAATCCCGCTCGTAGCGATACCAATGTCAGCCCCAAGTTTCTTTCGGACATTATTGGCCATTTCATGAACAGTTTCCTCGCTTACTGCACCATGAGCCTCTAATGTTTCTTTTTTCACCTCTAAAATACCAATTTTTGCATCATTATGATAAGGGATGATGGATCCTCTAAAATAGGTGGAGCTACCAGGTATTCGGGAAATGAGATGTGAAACATAGCCGCCAGAACAGCTTTCTGCCAGGGCTATGGTTTTATTTTGATCCCTTAAGAGTACTCCTATGGCAGACTCGATGGTGTCCTGATCATAACCATAAATATATTTGCCTACTAGAGTGTGCAATGAAGCAACCTGATCAGCTACCTCAGCTATTAGCTCTTCTTTACTATTGCCAATGGCAGTTAATCGAAGCTTTACTTCTCCAGTGCTCGGTAGGTAGGCTAGCTTAATATGTTCTGGTAAATTCTGCTCCCAGTCCTGTATCTGGTCTGCCAACCATGATTCTCCAATACCAATGGTTTTAACCACTCTATGGTAGATGACATCCGTATTGAAAACTTCTTGAAGTTTCGGAATGATGGTGTCAGTCATCATTCGTTTCATTTCATGAGGTACACCAGGCATGGAGACGAAAACTTTGCCGTTCCTTTCAAACCACATTCCCGGAGCGGTACCTAAAATATTGCTGACCATTTCGCAGCATATAGGTAAGGCCGCCTGAAGTCTGTTTACAGGGGTAAGCTCACGTCCTTTGCTGGCGAAAAAAGCAGTAACTTCTTCTAATGCCTTTTCATTTATTTCAACTTCGCAATTGAAGTATTCGGCCAGACAAGGTTTTGTGAGGTCATCATTGGTAGGACCAAGACCACCCGTAATCAGAACGATGTCAGCTCTGGATTCTGCTTCCTTAAAACTTTGTAGTATATCTTCTCGGGAGTCACTTACGGTAGTTTTTCTAACCGTTTTTATGCCCACTTTATCAAGTTCGGCACTCATCCACTGTGAGTTGGTATCGGTAATCTGGCCATAAAGGATCTCATCTCCAATGGTCAGTATTTCAGCTTTTGTTTTATGCATTTCTAAAATTATGCTATTACAATCATGAAAGACCACCACGATCTTACCGCTGCAAAACTAAGCTATTATAGAAATAAAGTGCCGCTAATATCAGGTTAAAAAACCATTACCTTTCTAGAAGATGGAAACCCCAAAAAACTTTTGTAATACGGTGAGTATGAACATAAAACCTAAGACTACAGGACATACCATAGTGATCATTAAATTGAAATATTTTTCAATAACTGAGCCTTTGTAAGACGCATAACCCTGAGAAATTTCTTCAGAAAGGCTCTTTGCTTTCCAGTGTCTGGCAATGAATATACTCAGAAGGAAACCACCAAGAGGTAAGCTTACCACAAAGAATAAGTCCTGAACTACATCCATAAACGTTTTGGATGTACCCTCGTAATAGGCAAAGTTTGAGAACAAGTCTGATGCCCCATAGCTAAGCATGCTTGGTAGACCTAAGGCAAAAATGATGGCAGACATCACTATTACTGATTTCTTTCTGCTCCATTTCTTTTGATCTACTAAGAAAGCAACGGGTACCTCAAGTAATGAGATAGTAGAGGTAAGTGCTGCAAAACAAAGTAAAAGGAAAAAGCTACAGCCTACTAATTTACCCAGCA
This genomic interval carries:
- a CDS encoding competence/damage-inducible protein A, which encodes MHKTKAEILTIGDEILYGQITDTNSQWMSAELDKVGIKTVRKTTVSDSREDILQSFKEAESRADIVLITGGLGPTNDDLTKPCLAEYFNCEVEINEKALEEVTAFFASKGRELTPVNRLQAALPICCEMVSNILGTAPGMWFERNGKVFVSMPGVPHEMKRMMTDTIIPKLQEVFNTDVIYHRVVKTIGIGESWLADQIQDWEQNLPEHIKLAYLPSTGEVKLRLTAIGNSKEELIAEVADQVASLHTLVGKYIYGYDQDTIESAIGVLLRDQNKTIALAESCSGGYVSHLISRIPGSSTYFRGSIIPYHNDAKIGILEVKKETLEAHGAVSEETVHEMANNVRKKLGADIGIATSGIAGPTGGTLEKPVGTVWIAFADGEQTITRKLQLWKDRQVNIRATAAAVLNLVRISLSETIEIKG